The sequence AGTTTTTGTTGAACCCGTTAAAAGTGCAAGTTTGATGTTCAATTTGTTGATCATGGCTTGTATGCTCTTAGCATGCTGAGTTGCCAGAATTTCAGTAGGTGCCATAATACAGGCCTGAAATCCATTGTCGAGGGCAATTAGGATCGACATTAGAGCCACGAGAGTTTTTCCGCTGCCCACATCCCCTTGTAAAAGGCGGTTCATTTGTTTGCCCGAACCTAAATCGGTACGAATTTCTTTAATGACCCGCTTTTGAGCATTCGTCAGTTCAAAGGGCAGATTATTGGCATAAAAGTCATTTACGTATTTACCAACATTTGTAAATACATTGCCTTTAATTTTTTGTGTACGGTTAATTTTATGACGTAAAAGTTTTAGTTGAATAAAGAATAGTTCTTCAAATTTTAAACGACTTTGTGCTCGCGAAAGTAGCTGAGGGTTTTTGGGGAAATGGATGTTTAGTAAGGCTTCTTCATGCGAAATTAATTTCAGATTGTTGATGATTTCCTTTGTCAAAGTTTCGCGAAGAACACCCTCAGACCGGATAAGCAAATTCCTGGTAAGGTTTCCGATGGCTTTATTTCCTAATCCTTTGGCCTTAAGTTTTTCGGTTGAATTGTAATAAGGTTGCAAACTTTCACCCAATCCTTCGTCTTCTTTTTCAACAGGCTCAATTTCGGGATGGGCAATATTATATTTGTTATTGAACAAAGTAGGTTTCCCAAAAACGATATATTCATTATTTTCTTTGATACTTTCTTTAATCCATCGGATCGAACGGAACCAAACCAGCTCGATGGAACCGCTATTGTCGGAAAGAATCGCTGTTAAGCGTGCAGCCCGTTGTTGGCCAATTTGCTGGATATTGGAAATTTTTCCTTTAAGTTGAATGAGGGTATTTGTGTTTGAGATATCCCTGATTTTGTAAATTTTACTCTTATCGATATAACGAAACGGGTAAAAGTTTAATAGGTCGCCAAAGGTATTAATTGCCAGTTCCAGCCTCAAAGATTGGGCTCTTTGAGGGCCTACACCTTTCAGGTATTCAATTGGGGTATCAAGGAAACTATATGACATTCAAAGGAAACTTTACAAAACAAATTTATGAATTTAGCTATCAAAAAAAAACCCCTCTCAATGGAGGAGTTTTTTAGGTATGTTCTTAAAATTCCCAGAGCTGATGCTCGAAGGTAAACAATTCGTTTTTAATTCGCTCCGATTCGAACAGTGCATCAATGCCTTCGGCGTATTCCGAAATTCGGCGGTCGAAAACATTTGATTCTTTATAGATATAACTTGAAAACATCCGTTTCCAGAAAATTTCATCATAAGTTCTTTTTTCGGCATCGTTGAAGCGGTTGTACATTTGTGCTTTGGCCAAAATATTTCGGGCTTCGGGAAAATAAATCCAGAATAAAGGTTGAGGAATTTCTTTGCCGTCACGTTCTTCCATCATCACCGGACAAAGACCGATAACCCTAACCATCATTTGGGATCTTTGTTTGTCGAAATACCAATCTTCTTTAACTCTTAGTTGCATAACCTTGCTGGGATCAAATGTGGTGTAGATTGTAGTATCATATTCATCATAAGGAGGATAAGGTCGCGACAATACCATATTCACAGCACTGGTTTGACGGGCAACCACCTCATTATAAGTGATGGGAGCAAGAAACTCGTCCGTGGCAGAAATATCATAAGCCGTAATTTCACCTTCCTTAAGACCGTCGATTACAATTTGGAAAAAACTTCTCCAGTTTCCATGTGCCTCAACAGGAAAATAAAAAGGCTGATTCATCTTCTCTCGAAAATCAATCACCCTCCAAATTCTTTTTTGCCACATTACATCAGCCATGCGGATTGATGGCAGTGGCGTAGGTTTTACATCAATGATACCATCATCGGGAAATAAACCATCGACAGGTGTTTCATTTATTACTTGCGCATTGATTTGTAAAACAATGGTGAGTAAGAAACCTAAAACGAATAATGAAATAATATTTTTCATCTTAATTAATTGTTAAATTGATAGGATTTAAAGTTCTTTTTGATCCATCGGGTCCTGAAGCTTGAATGTTTTCAAAGAAAAACTTTTGTCCTCTTCTTGCGTTTCTGATCATTTCAATCATTTCTGCTGAGAACTGATTGCCCTGAGTTGTTTTTGGAACAAAGTCACCGTTTAACATGGTTACCATTGTAAACGAATTGACTATAAAATTTAAGTCAAATTCAAAATCATCCATTGAAGGAATGATGGCAGCCGCAGCTATCAAAGTATTTTTATCAATTGACCCTTCTTTCTGACGGGCAATTTTAGCAACCGGATCAGGTACTCTTTTTACTCTGAATTCGCTGCTTCCCATATTTAAACGGGTACCATTATAGTTTGCAGTTGCACTAATCACTGTTTTTGTAGTTCCTGTCTCTACTCTAACAACCCAACCAGGCCCATTTGGATTTCTATTCAATTTACCAGCTGAAATAGTTGGAATTATAAGCTCGTCGGCCATTCCCGGAACTGAAATTGAAACAGGATTGTCAACGCCAATATAAAATACATTCATCTTTATGGCAGCAACCGTTAATGAAGGAGGTCCAACAATGTATTCACTCTTGAAAGGATAATCAACTTTATCACCTTCGGGATTTACAATCCTGATAAGCCCGGCGTATTTATGAGTCCCTTCTGCACTGCTAGTAAAATTAAGTTTAACTACTCCATCTTTACCTCCAAGTTGATTGGCACGACTAATATTGCTTTCATTGATTTCATCGACACCTTGCAAAACATAAACTTCGGGGTTTTGTTTGGTATCGTAGGCAGCAACAAAAACTTCTGCTTCATATTGCTGACCTTTCAAAATGTAAGAATTTTTAGAAATAACTTTAGCTGTTATGTCATCAAATTTAAAATCCTCAGCAGTTACCGAAGAGAAAAGATAACTGGTAACATCAAATTCGGCATTTTGAACTTCCCCAATTAATTTGTTCAAGATGGTAACGTCTGCTGCCAGAATGGTATAATAAAAATTATGTTGTTCCCAGCTTTGCTCCATGCCATCTGCATCGTAATAGGGGCCCTTTGTTAATAATCCGATGCGGTCGCTATCTTCAGGTTCGTTCATTAATGCAAGGGTCTGTTTCCTGAATTCATCAATTCTTATTCTGAGCATACCGGAAGCACCTTTTGATCCATCTGCCGAATTCTTAAAAAAGAACCGTGTTGGTTCGGTATAACTATCCTTTGATTTTATCTCTTTCAGTGGAGTACTCTTAGCTTCTTCAACGGTTTTAATTTTGTTTTCAGATTGAATAATAAGGGCATATTTTAAACTGTCAATAAATTGGATCAATTCCTGACTATTTGCTCTCACCTCTTGGGCCTTATCCCAAAAAGGTTTTATTTTATTAGGATTAAGTTTGTATTGTTTATTAAACTCTGCATGAACATCTTCAATTTTATTTGAAAAATTTCCAATGGTCGATTCCATGCTCTCGTTAACAACGATGAAGGCATCTAACATCGACTTTGAAACATTCAGTGCCAACAGGGCTGTAAGCACCAAATACATCATCGCGATCATTTTCTGCCTCGGGGTTTCCTTATATGCTGCCATATCAGTTTATTGATATAAATTAATACTAGATAAACAATTGTTAACGTGAAGCATTAGGATTCATCGCTGATAACATGCCACCATATACACTATTTAATGCTGCCATCTTCTGATTAAGTTCATCCATGTTTTTCTTATATGCAATCATCCCATTGGCTGATTCATTCAGGTTAGCCAGGAACAGATTCATGGTTTCATGAAGTTTTGCAGAAGACTCAACTTGTTGGTTTGAGCTTTGCAATTGCATCTCGTAAAATTTATTTAAAGAAGACATGGTCTCTGAAATCTTTTTCAGTTGCTGGTTGTATAATGAACCTTCAATATCTGAAAAATCAAGTGCATCAGCAGATTTTGAAATAATTTCAGATGATCTTTTGTAATTATCTGCAAGTCCTTTAGCAGAATCATTGGCATCCCTGACTGTTTCTGAAAATCCTTTAACCGATGAGATATCGGCTTTTATCGATTCATTTGCTGCACTGTAGGATTTTGTCAATTCCGAAACCTGATAAGATGCTTGTTTCACATTAGCTGAAAATTCATCGTTTACCTGAACATCGCGACCTAATGAGTTGGCTGTTTTTTTATAAGTTTCAGATAAATCACTCATTGAAGAGGTTGCGGAACGCATCCGGTCAACATATTCATTGGTTGCAAATGAAGCGTTGGTTACATCTTTTAATTTTGAAGTATTATCGCTTAAATTACGCAACCCTGATGCAAGATTATCAATCAGTTGAGCATCGATATTGGCATCTTTTAAAAGATTGTCGAGTTGTTGGGTGTAGTTTTCCTTTTTCGTTCTTTTACCAATCCCATCTCCAATATAAAAAGCTTCTAATTCCGGATATACTAAACTCCAGTCAGGTTCAACATGTGGTGGTTCGAATGCAGATAAAAGGAAGATTAGGGCTTCAGTGCCAAGACCTACCAATAACATTTCATCTGCATAGGCATAATGATTAATTTTAAAAAGTGCACCTAAAATTACAACCGATGCACCTATTCCGTATGCTCGAGCTAGGAATTTTTTAAAATACCTGCCTCTAACCGCTATATAACCTTTTGTTCTTAAAGATTGATTAATAATTGCCATTTCTATCTGTATTTATGTTAAAATTAGTTATAAACATTTGATGCTTTTGCCGGATTATCTCCTTTATTACGACCTAAGTAAGGTTGAATACTTCTGAAACCTACATATGATTTAGCTGTATCTTGATATTCATAGGCCCGCGTTGTTACCCTTAAATAATAAGCGATATCTTTCCACGAGCCACCCCTGATTACTTTTCTTTTCATTGCAGGTGAATCATCCGGTTTCGCGTTATATGTATAATTCGGGTTCATGTCCCAGGAGAAGTTATATGATGCAGGATCATAGGCGCTGTTGGTCCATTCGGCTACATTCCCAGCCATATCATATAATCCCCAGTCATTGGCCGGATAATGGCCAACAATGATGGTTCTTAATCCTCCGTCGTCAATATAATTACCTCTGATAGGTTTGAAATTTGCAAGAAAACATCCTTTTTCATTCCGGGTATATGGTCCTCCCCATGGATAGGGGCTTAGCTCATTTCCTCCTCGTGCGGCCCATTCCCACTCTGCTTCTGTTGGCAATCGGAATTCGGCACCCACCGAAGCCCTTCTTTTGCCGGCACCACTATTATTATACAATTCGGTTCGCCACACACAAAATGCTTTTGCCTGAAGCCAATTTACTCCAACTACAGGATAATGATCATAGGCAGGATGCCAGAAATATCTTTCGGTTAGCGGGTCGTTAAATGAATAGGTGTAGTCATGGATCCATGCTAAAGTATCGGGATAAACATTGATAGATTCTCGTTTGACATAAACAGAACGGTCGCGAAGCCCTTGTGGCCGGTTGGCCAAACTGGCATCCAGATAATTGCCGGGTGTACTAAAATCTTTTTGGGCGGCAGCCTGCAAATCGACCCAATAATATTCGTAATTGAGTTTTCTTGAATCAATTTGTTTTTTTCTGAAATAACGTTCATGTTCTGGTAAATAAATATTCTCGATGGCATCACGAACCTCCTGATCACTGCTTTGCCATTCAATATCAGTGTCCCAATTTAAAAATGGAGGATCATATACTTCGCCTGTTTCAGGATCTTCTTCAATCAGATAATCTTCGGGCCTGATATCACCTAACATCCTTCTGGCAATTGAGTCACGTACCCAATTTACAAATTGTCGGTATTCATTATTTGTGATTTCAGTTTCATCCATAAAGAATGAAGAGATGGATACGGTTTTAGGTTCAATAACTTGACCATATGTGATATCCTCATCGCCGGCACCCATGGTATAGCTTCCTTGAGGGACGAATACCATTCCGTAAGGGTCGGGCTGATAGAAAGTTCCTGATTTTCTATTAACGCCAACTAATTCTCCATTCCCCTTGTCACTACAACTCACCAGAACAATAAGTGCCGCTATAAAAAGAAGTATTTTTTTCATATTTTATCTTTAGTATTTGATCTAAAACGAAAAATCCACATTAATATTTTAGTTAAAATAATAACTGTCTGTAAATTAATAATATTAATTATAAAAATCTTGTGTTTCGATATGCATCTCTTCTTTTGTCAACATCTATATCAAAACTATAACTTACCATAATCTCGTGACTCCCTAAAGGATTTATTGAAGACAAAGGTAAGTCATAAGCATAACCAATTCTAAAATTTTTATTTTGCATCCCCAATAAAATTGCAAAAGCATCAGCAGTCTGCATGTTGTAAGTAACGCCCCCCCAGAATTTATTATTGTATTGCAGCAAACTGCTAATTGATATTTGTGTAGAAGAAAAATTTGACTTTATCAATATTGAAGGGATAATTCGATACTCTGGTTTGTTTGGAATTTCAAACTCATACCCACCGGTTAAATATGCCGTTCGATCAAGTACAGGCTGCCCTGCGCCGGTTTCCGAGAACGAAGCACCTTTGGTTTCAAGTAAATTAATCATTGACAGTCCTAAATAATATTTGTTGGAAACTTTATAAAAAGCTCCTAGGCCTACATCTGCTAAAAGTGAGCTTATATTGTCACCGATTCCAGAAATAACCGGATCATTCTCATCAATAGCTATAAATTTGCCAAAATTAATATTTCGGTTAATTACCGATAACTGTCCACCAATCCCTAAAATACCCTGACTCAATTCAATCTTATAGGCATACTGTAGATTTACTGAAACATCTTTAAAAAACCCAAGTTTGTCTTCAGAGACACTGAGTCCCAATCCTCCTTTTAGTAACGCTGATGGGACATTTACCGCTACTAAATAGGTGACTGGAGCTATATGATTTCCTTCAGAATCATTCAAACCCATCCATTGTTGTCGGGTAAAAGCAGTGGCAAATATTGATTCGTTAATAGCTGCATAAGCAGGATTTATAAAAGGAAATGAAAACATATTCTGACTCAACATCGACGCCTGTTGCGCATTTGCCAAGCTCATTGTAAGTAAAAGAGTGATTGATATTATTATGCGGCTAATTGTAAGCATCTAGTCAAAAAAAGGTTTTGTAACGAACGAAAATAGTAATAATCCTAAATATAAATATTCAAACCAATGAATTGTATAAACTTTGTATTGTTAGTAATTAAGTGCTTTAACGGTTTCAAGGTTGATAGGTTACATCAAAAATAATGCTTGGTAATCTT is a genomic window of Bacteroidota bacterium containing:
- a CDS encoding SUMF1/EgtB/PvdO family nonheme iron enzyme, with protein sequence MKKILLFIAALIVLVSCSDKGNGELVGVNRKSGTFYQPDPYGMVFVPQGSYTMGAGDEDITYGQVIEPKTVSISSFFMDETEITNNEYRQFVNWVRDSIARRMLGDIRPEDYLIEEDPETGEVYDPPFLNWDTDIEWQSSDQEVRDAIENIYLPEHERYFRKKQIDSRKLNYEYYWVDLQAAAQKDFSTPGNYLDASLANRPQGLRDRSVYVKRESINVYPDTLAWIHDYTYSFNDPLTERYFWHPAYDHYPVVGVNWLQAKAFCVWRTELYNNSGAGKRRASVGAEFRLPTEAEWEWAARGGNELSPYPWGGPYTRNEKGCFLANFKPIRGNYIDDGGLRTIIVGHYPANDWGLYDMAGNVAEWTNSAYDPASYNFSWDMNPNYTYNAKPDDSPAMKRKVIRGGSWKDIAYYLRVTTRAYEYQDTAKSYVGFRSIQPYLGRNKGDNPAKASNVYN
- the gldN gene encoding gliding motility protein GldN is translated as MKNIISLFVLGFLLTIVLQINAQVINETPVDGLFPDDGIIDVKPTPLPSIRMADVMWQKRIWRVIDFREKMNQPFYFPVEAHGNWRSFFQIVIDGLKEGEITAYDISATDEFLAPITYNEVVARQTSAVNMVLSRPYPPYDEYDTTIYTTFDPSKVMQLRVKEDWYFDKQRSQMMVRVIGLCPVMMEERDGKEIPQPLFWIYFPEARNILAKAQMYNRFNDAEKRTYDEIFWKRMFSSYIYKESNVFDRRISEYAEGIDALFESERIKNELFTFEHQLWEF
- the recG gene encoding ATP-dependent DNA helicase RecG; its protein translation is MSYSFLDTPIEYLKGVGPQRAQSLRLELAINTFGDLLNFYPFRYIDKSKIYKIRDISNTNTLIQLKGKISNIQQIGQQRAARLTAILSDNSGSIELVWFRSIRWIKESIKENNEYIVFGKPTLFNNKYNIAHPEIEPVEKEDEGLGESLQPYYNSTEKLKAKGLGNKAIGNLTRNLLIRSEGVLRETLTKEIINNLKLISHEEALLNIHFPKNPQLLSRAQSRLKFEELFFIQLKLLRHKINRTQKIKGNVFTNVGKYVNDFYANNLPFELTNAQKRVIKEIRTDLGSGKQMNRLLQGDVGSGKTLVALMSILIALDNGFQACIMAPTEILATQHAKSIQAMINKLNIKLALLTGSTKTAERKIIHEQLQSGELNVLIGTHALIEDAVKFNNLGLVIIDEQHRFGVEQRAKLWRKNNVPPHILVMTATPIPRTLGMTLYGDLDFSVIDELPPGRKAIKTIHQYDSGRLKLFGFLKKQIKQGNQVYIVYPLINESEKLDLKDLMDGYESISRDFPLPEYAISIVHGKMKPAQKEYEMRRFIKGETQIMVSTTVIEVGIDIPNASVMVIENAERFGLSQLHQLRGRVGRGADQSYCILMSGYKLTAEGKKRLEIMVNSSDGFEIAEADLRLRGPGDLQGTQQSGVLDLKIADLIKDEKILKYARNLANEILDKDPNLETPSNKPLKNQLIQMFKNKPNWGLIS
- the gldL gene encoding gliding motility protein GldL, producing the protein MAIINQSLRTKGYIAVRGRYFKKFLARAYGIGASVVILGALFKINHYAYADEMLLVGLGTEALIFLLSAFEPPHVEPDWSLVYPELEAFYIGDGIGKRTKKENYTQQLDNLLKDANIDAQLIDNLASGLRNLSDNTSKLKDVTNASFATNEYVDRMRSATSSMSDLSETYKKTANSLGRDVQVNDEFSANVKQASYQVSELTKSYSAANESIKADISSVKGFSETVRDANDSAKGLADNYKRSSEIISKSADALDFSDIEGSLYNQQLKKISETMSSLNKFYEMQLQSSNQQVESSAKLHETMNLFLANLNESANGMIAYKKNMDELNQKMAALNSVYGGMLSAMNPNASR
- a CDS encoding PorP/SprF family type IX secretion system membrane protein, which encodes MLTISRIIISITLLLTMSLANAQQASMLSQNMFSFPFINPAYAAINESIFATAFTRQQWMGLNDSEGNHIAPVTYLVAVNVPSALLKGGLGLSVSEDKLGFFKDVSVNLQYAYKIELSQGILGIGGQLSVINRNINFGKFIAIDENDPVISGIGDNISSLLADVGLGAFYKVSNKYYLGLSMINLLETKGASFSETGAGQPVLDRTAYLTGGYEFEIPNKPEYRIIPSILIKSNFSSTQISISSLLQYNNKFWGGVTYNMQTADAFAILLGMQNKNFRIGYAYDLPLSSINPLGSHEIMVSYSFDIDVDKRRDAYRNTRFL
- the gldM gene encoding gliding motility protein GldM; the encoded protein is MAAYKETPRQKMIAMMYLVLTALLALNVSKSMLDAFIVVNESMESTIGNFSNKIEDVHAEFNKQYKLNPNKIKPFWDKAQEVRANSQELIQFIDSLKYALIIQSENKIKTVEEAKSTPLKEIKSKDSYTEPTRFFFKNSADGSKGASGMLRIRIDEFRKQTLALMNEPEDSDRIGLLTKGPYYDADGMEQSWEQHNFYYTILAADVTILNKLIGEVQNAEFDVTSYLFSSVTAEDFKFDDITAKVISKNSYILKGQQYEAEVFVAAYDTKQNPEVYVLQGVDEINESNISRANQLGGKDGVVKLNFTSSAEGTHKYAGLIRIVNPEGDKVDYPFKSEYIVGPPSLTVAAIKMNVFYIGVDNPVSISVPGMADELIIPTISAGKLNRNPNGPGWVVRVETGTTKTVISATANYNGTRLNMGSSEFRVKRVPDPVAKIARQKEGSIDKNTLIAAAAIIPSMDDFEFDLNFIVNSFTMVTMLNGDFVPKTTQGNQFSAEMIEMIRNARRGQKFFFENIQASGPDGSKRTLNPINLTIN